In Candidatus Dormiibacterota bacterium, the sequence CCCGGATGATCTGCTCCAGGTAGGGGCAGCGCTGCCGCGGTGGCAGGGCGCGGCGGCCCGGCGTCTCGGGCGCGGGCTCGGAGTCGCGGCGGCGGGGCGGAGGCGGGGGCTCGGCGCGCACCCTGTGACTGTGTTCCCTGTGAGGCTAGTTGTCGAGCATCGCCTGGATGCGCGCCGCCAGCTCCTTGATCTTGAACGGCTTGCCGAGGGTCTCGACGTTGCCGTAGGCCTCGAGCTTGGGGGCCGTGGTGGGGTTCACCAGCGCGCTCACCACCAGAACCCTGGGCTCGTCACCGTGCTCGGAGCGGATCCGCTCGAGCACCTGGGAGCCGCTGAGCTCGCCGGGGAGCATGAGGTCGAGGAGGATCAGGTCGGGCCTGAACTCACCGAACAGCTGCAGACCCTCGTCGCCGGACTTCGCCACCTTGACCTCGTATCCCTCCATCGTGCACAGCAGGGACTCGATGTCGGCGAGGGCGTAATAGTCCTCGATGATCAGAACCTTCTTCATCTCGCAACCGGGCAAAGGGGCGGGCGACGGAGACGTTCCGTCGAGGGCGATCCGACTATATCACGGGGTCTGCGGACCTCCAGAGGCCTTCACGCAGTGTGCCGGTCTCGCGAGCCGGCCGTGACCGCGCCGTCACAGTCACGGCGCGACGCGCACTGAAAGCCCCGATTCAGACGTCGCGGTCGATGATCGTGGCGG encodes:
- a CDS encoding response regulator, which codes for MKKVLIIEDYYALADIESLLCTMEGYEVKVAKSGDEGLQLFGEFRPDLILLDLMLPGELSGSQVLERIRSEHGDEPRVLVVSALVNPTTAPKLEAYGNVETLGKPFKIKELAARIQAMLDN